ATTAGGgttcaaatttttattttgatatttattattttagaattattttaaggatttatgtttttttctaaatagtTCTTTCTTTATGTAAGCCATGAATTATAATCTTTAAATGTAGTTATACATTAACTGTGTTCATTACAATTATACGTATTTCTTCGTTATTTATAGGTCCGTATttcatctatatatatttttctttattctcGAAAATTAgcttcttcatattttaattgcaaaaattattctatCAATATAATCTATAATCATAGGACAACCACTCTATTTATTAAGCTTTCCAATTTTATGTTCAAAATGATTTTTATGTACTTGTTTCCGCTCATTCTGTTAAGTATATGGTggtgataaaatttttttttattagatatTTAGCCATTACTAAGCATTATTgtttaaatttgtttttttctgtCTTTGTCTTTTGATAAAGTAGTTTCCTTTACAATATATCTTCCAAGTCttctgtatttattttttgaaaacgTAATTTCCTTCAACATATCCATATCCTAACCAATTCTGGATTCAAGAGAATTAGTATGAATTATTTAAACGgtaattttcatattatgtTCGTGATAATATCTGTTTCATATATAGATAGTTTATGCATAAATTTAGTGATATTAAAAAGCAATAAATTTTACCCTTGACATAGTGGCAATATAATATCATTCTAGTATGTCATAAATAATCACCTGTAAGAAAAATGCAAATTTacaactttttatatatcaatagcttaattttatattaatatatattaacagaaATTAAAGGATTATCTAATGGATATGCGTTTTTATATGTTCTGTTATATAATTGGATAcactaatatttattttatatttctcctaccttttattacattaaataaatatatcacaGGTGGagatatatgatatatataatttgaaatTAAGTTAcagtaaattatttaattttataaaatatcaaaTTCTACTTTATAATGGGAGAGACAAATGGCTAAcagtaatatattaaatataagttacattaataaataatattgcaTTTGTGTAAATTTATCATCAATATGTGGATGGCgcgttttttgtttttttagtacagatatacacatgtttatatatattattacttgtattattgtaaataattctttttaatattttgattttcctaaaatgaataattcaTAAACCAAATCGTAATTATCACTGAGAGTATGCTCCTTTTTTATTGTGTTAGATtagttattaattttttatacggCGATATTATAGTGTTGTAAATTTCTTGTTCATagttttttacttttaatatattgtatataggGATgtgatttattattatataaattatggtATAATGCATCTGTAGTTGAAGTTACATATCGTTATAATGTATTTGTACCGTTTAATACTAAATACATATGAATTGcctaaaaattaataatgtatggtatataaattatgcaaTATAATAGATTTAAGTAGTATAcgttattacatatatgggttttacattatatgttattagtCACTTTCGAATAAGaactatttaattattattatatattttaattaatagaaTGTATTGTAGGGCATAtcaattaattaaattatattagaaCACGTATTGAACatgcaaaaaattattagtatatattacagcagaattaattaaaacattatgttaaaaaatgtaaaataaattagaacTTCATAATGTGAAATCGTAATAATATAACTGAATGTAAATAGAATGATATCTtacaatatttaaaacaaaatatatggaaGTGTTCCAATAACTTTTCTGTaactgttcatatatatattcgaatatatagattaaaattatgttatttatttctgGTTCTTATTTTGAATTTGACAATtgcatgaatatatattttttacatataaatgtttatttggaaatataaaaaaaaaaaagagtcaTGAATTAATACAGAATACTTTTTAGCACATTAATTGgtaattaaaattacataaagatttaaaattaatgccAAAATGATTGATTAttctattataatataaataaattatttcaaattttaatttttttgaaataagtACATAAGAGATAATGAATGGAGAGAAggttaaatgaaaaaaaaaaaatatatattaattgttaATTAATATTGGTAAATAGTTAATTaacacaaaatattaatCTGTTCTATTTATCTTTAATCAATCTGTTGTATTAAAGAATTAattgtttaatattttattattttttgattttatttatatgaattttttttgttgtattctttctttttattttaataccTTACATTCTAccctatttctttttattatatgttgcttaataatgatatatgagaatatgtaaataaacataatttatcatttattaatatattatatattttaactgttgaatttgaatatattatatatatagtaagcACAATAGATAAAGAAAAGCACAACGTAggataatatgtaaaatactaaagaaaatataacttTCTCAAATAACTTAATGAATAttggaataattttataatagttcacaaatatatatatatcaatatatatatatttttgttattttaatttatgtttatagaTACATTTGTACATAAGGAAGTTTTATTTGATATAGATAATTGTGTGTTTTCAATATTTAGAAGTAtactatataattattttgttaaactttttttaggaaacatattatatatattatataaacattaacTGAGTATgtctataataaaaatgttaacttatatatatgaagcttatttacaatttaggagtaaataaaatacttcaaatataaatgtttttaaaatagcaCATCAATAGTTATCACGAAAACGCtattatttacaatttttctatttataaattttggcatgcgaatttatttatacaaaatagaaataaatatatcaatatctttacaatataaaatacatggTCAcagtttttcatttaattttatattaatagtgatctaatattttctataattttttttttcattaaaaatatataaaatacatacataataaaaagaaaaaaaaataagttataCATTTTAGGAAGAAAAGttattaatatgtttatatttaatattatgaaaatataaaaaggaaagaataattataattttacgtGTAACAGGGTAAAAATATGACTTCTTtatgatattaaaattaaatgataaaaaagtataattaaCATTATGCTTATTAATTGCACCTAATGCAATATTTAAGcagcattattatttttatcattaaatatatatttatggataaacttttatatcactatatttaataatacttactctgaatattatatactttaaatgaatatatagaaCATGAAAGAACATAtgcttattatttattttaaatataatatttttctaaaaaatatttcaagtttcatattatatgtaatattttacataaaatacaataatgataccatattttaaaaattttaaataattttaatttttattaaatattaccaacaatatattttttaataaaatacttcgtaagtattatatacttaattatataagtaaaataatatatttttcaatgtACCATAGATAATtaacgtatgtatatattacataaataatattgatatatctttttatatggTATAATCTCTCATTCTACATTTTATTGTGCTAAATATTCATGAGAGATTGTATTAGTGttgtaaattaataatttccttttttctattattgataaattataatttattttatattattctatttttttataaaaattgtacatGTGCTGCCAGAACGGAAGAGTCACATGTAATACTAAACAGTTtagttcatttatataaaatactgaattgtaataatactattgtattaattatgttaacgtaatttacaatattttattctatttcgGAAGTTGTATTATATCTgtgtaaaatttaatatggaatttttataaaatatatactacttataacaaataagtaagtcgaaagaagaaaaaaagggaaaagagaagaaaataatataataatatgtgaTAATGAATTCTAGTTATTGaacttaaataaaaatatatatacgcaaaaaattttattaaagcaggtataattcttaaaattagttatttactttataaaaaatatttcaagtAATCCTAATAACGAACTATTTTTATCCGTttctatttaaatatttacatttaactTCATTCTTCTTTCACATTTTTTGATGAGATATATGCATAcgctttttttaattttgttcttACTTATTTAAACAGCTAGTTGTTTAGTTTCATATAGTATCATTGTTGTATTTTCATGTATGTTCTCTCAAACATATTAGAActtcttatattattaatatttacttattattttatatatgtcgtttaatataatttcgttttttattaatatatataaatactataGTTTTACCATGCTTATGCTGATGATATTagttttcatatatttttatatttttcatattatatgtaaaattataccTATTTTCCGtgattaaatatttcttattataaaagCTTTAtcatatagttatatataattactacactgtataatttttcatttatacaaTGTAAACacgaaaaagatatattttatgtattaactGTATTtcattgatatattttttttttccgttaCTAATTATAAATGAGCGTATGCTCTCCTAATGCAATATTTTCAATGTAATTCTTCTAAATCatattatattctatttAAAGTAAACAAATATGATTTCACCtagaataataagaaaaatgtaatCTTCTACTACCAACTTTCCTTTTAACGGATTTTGGAGCACGGATTACAAAATGACGTATATGCGGATCATCATAATAGTAATCgtcaattcttttttttcttggtACCTTTTTATGAAAACCTCTTCCGAAGGGCGTAaactaatataaaattgaatagtaaaaaaaataagcaatatatttattttataattataaaattttgggaatattaaaaatagtaatttaatatttattttattttactaagaataaaaatttactttataataaatgtaaatagtTGAAATTATTCCCACAATCAAAGTACATGCGATACCAACACGGAATATGTTGTTACTGAATATATTGGATTTATCTGAATTCCTAAAAAGTACAGATATAATTTCAGGCGAATATTTAACTCTTCCTTGTGGGGCATGGATATTCCATTTTGCCCCAATCATTGGAGTATCACGAACACTTGGCTCTCTACATACTCCTTCTGAGCTTTTTACTAACCCCTGTATTTGACAGAACTGTGGAGtgattttatactttttcgGATCTAATGACATTGAAAGGGATGATAATGCGTTACTTCTTGAATTTAAATTAGAATGTACTGCAATCCCTTCCTTATTTTTACCTTGAACTCCGTTAGTTGTGGCTCCAAGTGATTGCTGCATTCCTTTACTGGGGATTAAGACTGATTCAGAGTTTTTACTTCCATAAGTGGTGGTCGTAGAAGAATCGCCATGGAGAGGAGGTAGATAATATGGTGAAGTTGGCTTATTAAGTGATTCACGAGATGCTGGAAATGCATAACAATTAATTTTACCACCTATACGACTTGTATCTTCAGGACTGTCACCCATATTGTCTGTACATCtgagaaaataaattgaatCCTTAAAATCTCTTTGTGAACCCTGAGAATTCAATGAATTACTGGATTCTGAAGATTTATCTAATGTTTTTAAGATAtcacaattattattttgtttatcatTTAATGAAGATAAGAGTGTATTAGGATCAAACtctttattacatttaaaatacatatcGCAATCATCCCAAAAAGAATCATCGCAGCATTCATTAgtatttttatcctttttgtATAGTTCTTTAATATGATTAAggtattttttgtatttttcgaATGTAAACTTAATACaagtattatatgttttaatattatcataatattcaaaataatcgaacaaatatttttcatctaCCTTTTCATTTAAACCATCTATAgtgtttttttcaatttcagGTAGACATTTATATAAGGAATAATGATTATAAATTCTACTTcttacttttaaaaaattaacaagaTGTTTTGGTTTATTAGTTTCGTGGCTAAGctctaaaattttttttattttataatatacccAGTATGTATAATGTAAACAGTGGGAATTATAtccttctttatttttctttagtGATAAATCCTCTGCATTtcttgcaatttttttacaaagatCATAACTTCCTGTTGGATAATCATCTTTAACGTCATTACATTCTTTACAAATTTCATCGTATTGGTTTCCATTTACATTattgttaaatttattatatatattacttgaTGGTGATTCTTCTAAATGTTGATGCtgaatattaagaaataataaattatataatatagattttatttttaaagaagtAATTTTTGTTGTGTTTAAGAGcaataatttgtatatattttaaattattttttttataaaatataaatgtgtacCAAAAGATCAGTTatgttttccattttattctGGTACAAACaagttaaaagaaaatatcaacattatatgtattcaattaaattcatattaaaaataaaaacaaatatttcatttatattttttatatatatttgtataagtATTTtctaatgtatataaatatattttaataaaaattgtttgtTTATTAAGACTTAGAATTAGAAATACGTATtactaataataagaaaaatataaatactaatgcgttttaaaatttttatagagAAACATATATGTTGTGTTACAAGTAAGAAGAAAAactaatatttaaaataatatatacaaaaatattgatTTATTGGGTAACATActattcaaataatatattaatatacgaataatttgtttttatactttttttaatctacGTAAACTATAATttgatttatattaaataattaggTATTTTGTCCTTCaaataaatttcttatttataaaatttccgaataattatatttgctttattgtgaaatattatttgaatttgATGTTTTGAAcgacatttatataattattatacagAAACTGCaatgaaaattattgtactgtatatattttttttacaaaattaactatatatatttattacaatgaattttatttctacTAATGCGAATGTAGTATAAATTAAGAGTGGTTTCTACtgttgaaaaataaatggatataaatataataaaaaattagtatgTGGAAACTCAAACCAATTTTAATTgaactatttaaaaaattattttccctACTTTTACAGAGATATTGTTACCCCCGTTTTTCTACTTTTTAAAGTATAACatagaaatttatttttttttaatttttcatttaattttttaaaatattttacataatatgctttttataatacatttttattaactttttcAAATTTGAATTACCATTTCATAAGAGTAATTAAATGTTATTGATATAATAAGTACACTACGGCAAATATTGATATTCCTagtaacaatttttattaaattaaatttaactaATAATACACAGGATATTATTCATTCATATGATCATGAATAAatgttatatgtaataacGTTATAAGTAATAAATAGAATTAACATTTGAGAAGAAGGgtgaattaattaattttagttTATATACTCActcctttttaatataattattctcTCAGaataagtattatatatactaatacAAAAGTAATTATCATTCTATCAGTAATGATAttatccaaaaaaaaataaaattccataaaatttttttaaagtattaatttttcattagaaaaaaaagttatttattattatttcttaaaaattttatttaatttttattttattatatccaGTATATTGTTAggataaaatatttagtagttaaataattaaattaataagaataatatatagtaatacCATAATGGAGTAAACACAGTGATATTGATGATCTTTGGTTGAATGTGTTCCATTGAAAAACGTGGGTTTGAaacaatatatgaataaCCTTGTAagaattcttttatatttttacaatatttattattgtagTTTTTCTGAATTATTACTAAGTAGAgcttaaataaatgaaaaaatattggaTATAAATCAATTGATATGTACAATAGAggtctttttaattattattttaatatatatataaatgataaaaatatatttttgtactaTATATATGGCTTGCaattaaattcattttatttttaattaaattttcagctatatttttttatgtcagataataaaaatatatatattgtattctTATCTTagtctttttaaaattgtgtatttttatattttttaaataatattatttcaaataaattaaaaaaaaaaaaactaatcttatatatgtatgtattgaGTGGTTATTTTTTGGAGCATATATAATgcattattactattgtagTATACAGAAAactaaaatattaagtttccaaaataataatatagagagaatacataatttttttatgtaataaatgggatattttttattaaatatttacaaatatatattttttttttatcaaatagaatttataaagtatttattatattgaataacatattataacattaaaaggattttttaaattttacatttctaAGACACATTAGcaaaagataatatattaaattatgcattattataattgtttataggaagtaaattatattaatatataacatatatatttgaactTTCGAATCATGTTATGATAAAGGAAatcaaattatatacatattaaattataaaaaacattttacaAATCAGTTATGataatttaatgaatattttgatataaatttatatatgtatcattCGGTAATAATTGTTGTactatatatcattaataaaattacataacactcttataaaattaaattttattattggtACTATGTTACTAATAttgttcatttaaattttttttaccgttaaaaatgttaattttgtgttctaatgatataattataattgtataacataaaaattacaattcCAGAATAAATTTCagtaattaatatttattttctaataatatacataaggAATACATATTATGTTAACATATTATGTTcctttattctttatatattgatatttttgttctaacataaaatgattattttatttaattgatatatattaaaacgtAATGAAGACTGAAGGGGAAAATGATTTGGtacattttgtatattaattataatcgttattatttactagttgttttaatattttatatcttaaTTTGAATAgcaaattacattttttaaaagaaagtacatatatatatatagtttatttCCTCTGATTAATTGTTAGGTAGATGTATCAAAAGAATTAtctaaaaatgaagaatttgataaaattaatgacGATAGTAGTACAACTGTAAATAGTAGTTATTGTAAGGAGTTGAGTAATAGTGGAAGCCCCAAATTGAAAGTATTTTGtgagaatattttaaataaattaaattatcttGAAAaggattatataaaaaataataaccaTGATTTTTGTCGTTACTTACTTTCTGGACAtaagaacaaataataaaagaatttagTACAACATGGCATAATTCTTTGGCAAACGGTGATATATCTAAACTTAATATCATactaatttatacatataataaaattataggTAAAAGTTGTACATTTGATTTGGATGGTAAGTTTGATGATTGGAAAGAAGAAAAGtatttatactattattttaagaaatataatgatattaagaaaaaaaaaagtgcaaaACAAGAACAAACAAATTATTGCAAATATCTTGAacagataaaaattttatatgaaaggcatataaataaatgcttCACTTATTTCTTGGAGGGGAGAAATCACGAAAACGGGtgtcaaaaatattttaattgtggAGAAGCATATAACCCTTATGATCTTATATCTGAATTAAAATGTGAACAAAATTCATACAGTGGATACTGGAAA
This genomic interval from Plasmodium brasilianum strain Bolivian I chromosome 13, whole genome shotgun sequence contains the following:
- a CDS encoding PIR protein: MENITDLLHQHLEESPSSNIYNKFNNNVNGNQYDEICKECNDVKDDYPTGSYDLCKKIARNAEDLSLKKNKEGYNSHCLHYTYWVYYKIKKILELSHETNKPKHLVNFLKVRSRIYNHYSLYKCLPEIEKNTIDGLNEKVDEKYLFDYFEYYDNIKTYNTCIKFTFEKYKKYLNHIKELYKKDKNTNECCDDSFWDDCDMYFKCNKEFDPNTLLSSLNDKQNNNCDILKTLDKSSESSNSLNSQGSQRDFKDSIYFLRCTDNMGDSPEDTSRIGGKINCYAFPASRESLNKPTSPYYLPPLHGDSSTTTTYGSKNSESVLIPSKGMQQSLGATTNGVQGKNKEGIAVHSNLNSRSNALSSLSMSLDPKKYKITPQFCQIQGLVKSSEGVCREPSVRDTPMIGAKWNIHAPQGRVKYSPEIISVLFRNSDKSNIFSNNIFRVGIACTLIVGIISTIYIYYKFTPFGRGFHKKVPRKKRIDDYYYDDPHIRHFVIRAPKSVKRKVGSRRLHFSYYSR